GTGGTCTGTTAACGCGACTGCGGGCATATTATATTCAGCAGCGGCAGCTACCAAGTCGGTAACACTTATGGTAGATTGCAGCACCGAAAATTGTGAATGGTTATGCAGATGTACAAAATCAACTTCCTTTAAATCGGATACGTTTTGCTTAATCTCTTCGGTAGAAATGGTTTCAACCTGAACATTTTTTAGGCGTTCACGAATTTTAGCACTTTCCTCCTTAAGATTAATATGCTTTAATCCTATAAGTTGAATCGTTTTAGGATTGGCCTCATTAAAATTTTGAAAGTAATCTGGCTGAACGTCTAATTGTTCTTTCGTGTACTCCCCTAAACGAACCAATTCAAAAAAGCAACGTGTGGTTGCCTCCACATCGGCAGTGGCATTATGTGCTTCATCGAAAGGTATACCAAATAAAAACTCATGCAATTCGGTAAGCGTCGGCAACTTAAATTTACCATAACGCCCACCTGGAATTTGACATAAACTAGCGGTATGTTCAGTACAAGTATCTAAAACAGGTAATTCTTGAAGTGGGTTCGCCACATCCCCGCGAACAAATTCAGCACCCATAATGTTCAGGTCGAACTTTACGTTTTGCCCAACAACAAATTTAGCTTTATTTAACGCTTCGTTAAATTTTCTCAAAACTTCGGCTAGCGGAACACCTTGTTCTTGAGCTAATTCTGTTGAAATACCATGAATTTTTTCAGCATCATAAGGAATATTAAAACCGTCTGGCTGTACCAAATAATCCTGATGTTCGATACAATTTCCCATAGCATCGTGCAATTGCCATGCAATTTGAATACACCGCGGCCAATTATCGGTATCGGTAATAGGTGCGTCCCAACGTTTAGGCAAACCAGTAGTTTCAGTATCGAAAATTAAATACATTCTTTAAGTTTAGATATTTGATGTTAAATCGTTTAGAATTCTCAAACGAAGTTTATAAAAGTACAGAATTATATCACTTTCAAAAGTTAAAGTTATTAAGAGTTTTAAACAAAAAAAACGCAATCCAAATGGACCGCGCTTACTTTTACCTCATGCCTATATTATGACACCATTTCTTTATATGACTTTTCGGTATTTATTGCTGATTGAATAGCATTTTAATGTGTTATCAATAACGAATCTATACTTGGTGGTAATGTCCTGTCTTTTAAAAACTCATTATAATCTTCTAAAATGCCTTCCTCAAACTCAATAGCCGCTTCTAAAACGACCTTTTCATTATTAGAATTCAATAGAGATTTTAGATTTACCCAATTTCTGTTAAGGGTTTCTGTTAAACTACCCGAGTCGTCGGGAATTTGACCATAACGCAAGATTTCCGTTCTTAATTCTTTCGCAAATTTGCTTCGGTCTGTAGCTCTTCGCTTAAAAAACATTTTCAACCTGCCATCTTCTATAGTATCTATAGCACTTAAATACCTTTTTTCAGCATCATAATTCTTTATTAGCAATTCGTTTAATTTATTAGAGATTTTTTCTGCGTATTTCATAACATCACTTACATTTTAAAATTTCAATAATTTATTTTAAGATGTGTATTGTTTCACATCTGCATTTTTTAATATAAGACAAATAAGGAGAAGAACCGATTTTTTAACAAACTTTAGCAGTATTCTACAGGGCTTTAACAGATTGGCTCTTATTTTAAGAAACTGTTTAAATTTTATCTAAAAGCCATTTTTTGTTTCTTTTTGACCCATATTTCGTTGAATTTTTTTCTAATAGCTCTGCTGTTAAAAAAAAAATCCGCCTCATCTGACCCAAAAATAATTCAAAAAAGCATCAATAAACAAAACTTAAACAGTTTCTAACATTTATGAAATTTAAATGGTTTTAATAACTTAAAAACTTTACATTTAATGTTCAATTTTTTTGAAACCATTCAACTAAAACAAAATGAAACATCTATTACTATTTCTTGCAACTGCATTTATTTTTTTAAACATCAAAGCTCAAAATATTCCGCTATATGTTGGCACCTATACCGATGGTTCCAGCGAAGGCATTTACAAGTTACAGTTTAACCAAAAAACAGGAGAACTTAGTCATTTACAATTAGCTATAGCGACCGAAAATCCTTCATTTATAACATACTCACCAAATAAAAAATATTTATACGCCGTAAGCGAAAGCCTTGGCGGCTCTGTTTCTTCTTTTAAAATTCAAGAAAACGGCTTATTAAAGTTTTTAAACAAAGTAAGCAGTAATGGCACAGGTCCCTGCCATATTTCGTTAAACAAGCAGGGAAATAAAGCTGTTGTTTCAAATTATCGTGGAGGTAGTGCAGCCGTTTATAGCATTTCAAGGGACGGAAAACTCAATGAAGCCTCCCAAGTTTTTGAATACAACACCACAGATAAAGTATCTCATGCACATTCCGGTCAATTTTTTAGAGATGAATTATTTATAGCCGACTTGGGCATGAATGCTGTTTATCAATACAAGCTAAAAAATAACAGTTATGAATTGGCTACGCCTTCAATTTTTAAAACCACCGAAAACCCAGGCCCAAGACATTTTGCTTTAACAAAAAACGGTCAATTCATCTATATCATTAACGAGTACGGAAGCTCTGTAACTTCGGTTAAAAAAACAGACTCTGGTTTTGAACAGATTGATTACGATACCACTTTAGATGAAAATTATAAAGAAAAAAATGCTTGTGCCGATATTCATTTATCTAAAAACGAACTTTATTTATATGGTTCCAACCGAGGTGAAAATACCATCGTAGTTTTCAAAAGAAATAAATATGATGGCACCTTAGAAAAAATTCAAACGGTACCAGTTCATGGCGATTGGCCAAGAAATTTTACCCTTGACCCTACTGGAAAATTTTTATTGGTTGCCAACCAAAAAAGCCAAAACATAGCCGTTTTTAGTATAGACGCTTCCACGGGAACACTTACTTTTTTACATGATGTAAAAGTACCCACGCCTGTTTGCTTATTATTTTAAAGAATCAATTTTGGAATAAAATAAAGCATTGATAATTAGAAATAAAATATTATCTTTGCGCCCTCATTAATAACCGAGGTCGAGAACCTCAAATAATTAATTATTATGCCAGTAAAAATTAGATTACAAAGACATGGTAAAAAAGGGAAACCTTTTTACTGGATTGTTGCAGCCGATGTACGATCAAAAAGAGATGGTAAATATCTTGAAAAATTAGGTATTTATAACCCAAACACAAACCCAGCAACTATAGATTTAAATGTTGATGGCGCTGTACAATGGTTGCAAAATGGTGCACAACCAACCGACACAGCTAAAGCTATTTTATCTTACAAAGGTGCTTTACTAAAAAATCACCTTGCAGGTGGTGTTAGAAAAGGTGCTTTAACAGAAGAACAAGCTGAAGCTAAATTTACTGCCTGGTTAGAAGAAAAAGCAGGTAAAGTTGGTGCTAAAACCGATGGTTTAGCTAAAGCACAAGCTGAAGCTAAAGCTAAAGCGTTAGAAGCTGAAAAAGCTGCTAACGAAGCTCGTATTGCTGCCGCTGCTCCTGTTGTTGAAGAGGAAGAAGTTGTAGAAGAAGAAGCAACTGAGGTTGTGGCTGAAGAAACTGCTACCGAAGAAGCTCCTGCTACTGAAGCTGAAGCACCAAAAGAAGAAGAATAAAAAAATAGTTTTTTATACTTTTAAACTCCGATACATGTATCGGAGTTTTTTATGCAAAAAAGTGTCATTTTTGCATAGTCCCTTAGAGAAGGGGATTTTATATTTTAAAAAGGAAGATTTCCATCTTCATGGAAATGAAAAAACTAACACTCAATGAAGAAAGAAGATTGTTTTTATTTAGGTAAAATTGTATCAAAATATAGTTTTAAAGGTGAACTTTTAATTAAATTGGATACCGACCAACCTGAATTATATGAAGACCTTGACGCCGTGTTTATTGAGGTCCGTAACACATTACTCCCCTTTTTTATTGAACGCTCACAGCTTCATAAATCAGATTTATTGCGTGTGCAGTTTGAAGATGTTACAAACGAAGCCGATGCCGACTCTTTAATAAAAAGCGATGTGTATTTACCACTCGAGTTTTTACCAAAACTAGAAGGCAACAAATTCTATTTTCATGAAGTTATTGGGTTTACTATGGAAGATATAAATTATGGAAAAGTGGGCACTATCGTTGGCATTAATGATTCTACCGCGCAAGCCTTATTTGAAGTTGAAAACAATGGGAAAGAAATTCTTATCCCTATGAATGATGAGTTTATTGAAAAAGTAGATAGAAAAAATAAAACGGTTTTCGTTAAAACCCCAGAAGGATTGATTGATTTGTATTTATAATTTTAGGGGTAATTTATAAAAAAACAGGGGTGATTTTAAAAAATCACCCCTGTTTTTGTTTTACTTATTTTAGAGAACAAATTCTTCTTCCCTTTTCATGGCATTCATATGGTTATAAATACTATCTTGTTGTTTTATCAACAACTTACATGTTGATAACGGTAAGTTAATTTGCCTTAGTAACTCATTATATTTTTCAATATTAAATTTTTTTAAACTATAAATTTCCTCCATCAAATCAGTTTCATTATTTGATATAATGAGATCTCTAAAATTCATCCAAATTCTATCAAAATCACTGCTTGATACATTCAATTGTTTGGGCTTGCCCTCTAACTTTACAATTTCAGCTCTTAACTGCCTGCCAAATTCGTTTCTTTCAAAGCTTCTTTCTCTAAAAAATGCTTTTAAGTTATCATCAGCAGCTAAATCTTGAGCTTCCAAATAAACTTTTTCAATCTCGTAATTCATAATTAACAAATTATTGAGCTTACTTAAAATTTTTTCTAATGACTTCATATAAATAATCTTTAGTTTAGTACCTACAATAAATTTTTTTAAGATGCGTATTGTTTTCACATCCATACATCACATCCATAATCCATATCACCATATTAATAACGGCAATAACTCAAACTTATTTTTCTCACAATTTAATATATTTTGAAATAATTTAACTAGCCTTTTAAGGTTTTTTTATGAAATTTTAACAAAAAAAACATGTCTAATAAACCGTTCAAATTCAAACAATTCGAAATCAACCAAGATAAATGTGCCATGAAAATTGGTACCGATGGCGTACTTCTGGGTGCTTGGACCCCTATACAACAAAATCCGTTTTCCATATTAGACATTGGTGCAGGCACAGGTATTGTAGCGCTCATGCTAGCACAACGTAGTCATGCCGAACTTATTGACGCTATTGAAATTGACGACGATGCCTACGAACAATGTGTAAATAATTTTGAACAATCGCCTTGGGGAGACAGACTCTTTTGCTACCATGCGTCTTTAGATGAGTTTGTTGCAGAAATTGAAGACCAATACGACCTCATTATATCAAATCCGCCTTTTTATTCAGAAGATTATAAATCTGAAAACCTACAACGCGATTTAGCCCGATTTAACGACGCCTTACCTTTTGACCATCTAATTGAAAGCGTTTCTAAGTTATTATCCGAAAACGGCATCTTTTCTGTTATTATACCTTTTAAAGAAGAAGCATCATTCATTAAAATAGCTGCAACATTCCATTTATTCCCAAACAGAATTTTACAGGTAAAAGGAAATCCTTCTTCAGAAATTAAAAGAAGCCTCATAGCGTTCTCGTTCAGCGAAACCTGTGCTGAGCAAAGTCGAAGTAGCGTCATAAAAAAAGAAACCCTTATTATTGAAACAGGGCGCCACGAATATACAGAAGACTATATAAATCTGACAAAAGATTTCTATTTAAAAATGTCATAATACCATTGGAATTAATTAAATTTGAGACCATATAATGATAAATTCATAAAAAAATACTGCTTTTGCTAATTATTTTATTTTGAATAAGTCAAAAAATCAAAATTAATGTCACGAACGGTAGTAAATGCCTCTGTCATTAATTTATAATAAAATGACCAGATGAAACCAGATTTATTTGAAGCACCCGATTATTATAATCTTGATGATTTACTTTCCGAAGAGCATAAATTAGTTCGAAATGCTGCCAGGGCTTGGGTAAAACGTGAGGTCTCTCCTATAATTGAAACATATGCCCAAAAAGCAGAATTCCCCATGCAAATTATTAATGGTTTGGCAGAAATTGGTGCTTTTGGTCCTTACATTCCTGTGGAATACGGTGGAGCTGGCTTGGACCAAATTAGTTATGGTTTGATTATGCAGGAAATAGAACGTGGCGATTCTGGAGTCCGCAGTACCGCTTCGGTACAATCTAGTTTAGTCATGTATCCCATCTGGAAATATGGCACCGAAGCCCAACGTCAAAAATACTTACCCAAATTGGCAAGTGGTGAATGGATGGGTTGCTTTGGTTTAACCGAACCCGACCACGGCAGTAACCCAAGTGGCATGGTAACCAACTTCAAGGACATGGGCGACCATTACCTTTTAAATGGTGCTAAAATGTGGATAAGCAATGCACCTTTTGCACAAGTAGCCGTTGTTTGGGCTAAAGATGAAACTGGAAAAATACATGGTTTACTGGTTGAACGTGGCATGGAAGGTTTTACAACTCCAGAAACACATAATAAATGGTCGCTTCGCGCATCTGCAACAGGTGAACTTATTTTTGATAATGTAAAAGTGCCTAAAGAAAATATATTGCCTAATAAATCTGGATTGGGCGCAGCACTTGGGTGTTTAGATTCTGCACGATACGGCATTGCTTGGGGTGCTATTGGCGCAGCCATGGATTGTTACGATACAGCACTTAGATATAGTAAAGAACGTATGCAATTTGGTAAACCCATAGGCCAATTTCAACTGCAACAAAAAAAATTAGCTGAAATGATTACCGAAATTACCAAGGCACAACTTTTAACTTGGCGACTTGGGGTTTTGCGTAATGAAAACAAAGCAACCTCAGCTCAAATATCTATGGCAAAACGCAACAATGTAGATATGGCCATTACAATAGCCCGAGAAGCACGCCAAATACTTGGAGGCATGGGTATAACTGGCGAATACTCTATTATGCGCCACGCTATGAATCTTGAAAGTGTTATTACTTATGAAGGTACGCACGATATTCATTTGCTTATCACGGGACTGGATATAACTGGCTTAAATGCTTTTAAATAGGTTCCTTATTTTCAATATAAACCAATACTTATTTCAAGATGGTCTATTAACCATTCTTGACGCTGAACTTATCTTGACTTTTCGATAAAAAGCATGTTACACCATTTAAGCTTTGAAATAAAAATTTAGACAATAACTGATTTTCGACAGGTTTTAAAAAAAACTCCTGACTTAACTTTGTTGTTGAATAA
This genomic window from Mariniflexile sp. TRM1-10 contains:
- a CDS encoding ferritin-like domain-containing protein, giving the protein MKYAEKISNKLNELLIKNYDAEKRYLSAIDTIEDGRLKMFFKRRATDRSKFAKELRTEILRYGQIPDDSGSLTETLNRNWVNLKSLLNSNNEKVVLEAAIEFEEGILEDYNEFLKDRTLPPSIDSLLITH
- a CDS encoding lactonase family protein — protein: MKHLLLFLATAFIFLNIKAQNIPLYVGTYTDGSSEGIYKLQFNQKTGELSHLQLAIATENPSFITYSPNKKYLYAVSESLGGSVSSFKIQENGLLKFLNKVSSNGTGPCHISLNKQGNKAVVSNYRGGSAAVYSISRDGKLNEASQVFEYNTTDKVSHAHSGQFFRDELFIADLGMNAVYQYKLKNNSYELATPSIFKTTENPGPRHFALTKNGQFIYIINEYGSSVTSVKKTDSGFEQIDYDTTLDENYKEKNACADIHLSKNELYLYGSNRGENTIVVFKRNKYDGTLEKIQTVPVHGDWPRNFTLDPTGKFLLVANQKSQNIAVFSIDASTGTLTFLHDVKVPTPVCLLF
- a CDS encoding 30S ribosomal protein S16: MPVKIRLQRHGKKGKPFYWIVAADVRSKRDGKYLEKLGIYNPNTNPATIDLNVDGAVQWLQNGAQPTDTAKAILSYKGALLKNHLAGGVRKGALTEEQAEAKFTAWLEEKAGKVGAKTDGLAKAQAEAKAKALEAEKAANEARIAAAAPVVEEEEVVEEEATEVVAEETATEEAPATEAEAPKEEE
- the rimM gene encoding ribosome maturation factor RimM (Essential for efficient processing of 16S rRNA), with product MKKEDCFYLGKIVSKYSFKGELLIKLDTDQPELYEDLDAVFIEVRNTLLPFFIERSQLHKSDLLRVQFEDVTNEADADSLIKSDVYLPLEFLPKLEGNKFYFHEVIGFTMEDINYGKVGTIVGINDSTAQALFEVENNGKEILIPMNDEFIEKVDRKNKTVFVKTPEGLIDLYL
- a CDS encoding DUF2383 domain-containing protein: MKSLEKILSKLNNLLIMNYEIEKVYLEAQDLAADDNLKAFFRERSFERNEFGRQLRAEIVKLEGKPKQLNVSSSDFDRIWMNFRDLIISNNETDLMEEIYSLKKFNIEKYNELLRQINLPLSTCKLLIKQQDSIYNHMNAMKREEEFVL
- a CDS encoding tRNA1(Val) (adenine(37)-N6)-methyltransferase; protein product: MSNKPFKFKQFEINQDKCAMKIGTDGVLLGAWTPIQQNPFSILDIGAGTGIVALMLAQRSHAELIDAIEIDDDAYEQCVNNFEQSPWGDRLFCYHASLDEFVAEIEDQYDLIISNPPFYSEDYKSENLQRDLARFNDALPFDHLIESVSKLLSENGIFSVIIPFKEEASFIKIAATFHLFPNRILQVKGNPSSEIKRSLIAFSFSETCAEQSRSSVIKKETLIIETGRHEYTEDYINLTKDFYLKMS
- a CDS encoding acyl-CoA dehydrogenase family protein translates to MKPDLFEAPDYYNLDDLLSEEHKLVRNAARAWVKREVSPIIETYAQKAEFPMQIINGLAEIGAFGPYIPVEYGGAGLDQISYGLIMQEIERGDSGVRSTASVQSSLVMYPIWKYGTEAQRQKYLPKLASGEWMGCFGLTEPDHGSNPSGMVTNFKDMGDHYLLNGAKMWISNAPFAQVAVVWAKDETGKIHGLLVERGMEGFTTPETHNKWSLRASATGELIFDNVKVPKENILPNKSGLGAALGCLDSARYGIAWGAIGAAMDCYDTALRYSKERMQFGKPIGQFQLQQKKLAEMITEITKAQLLTWRLGVLRNENKATSAQISMAKRNNVDMAITIAREARQILGGMGITGEYSIMRHAMNLESVITYEGTHDIHLLITGLDITGLNAFK